A single window of Crassostrea angulata isolate pt1a10 chromosome 8, ASM2561291v2, whole genome shotgun sequence DNA harbors:
- the LOC128158800 gene encoding uncharacterized protein LOC128158800 isoform X1 — translation MVARLLTKIYIMGPSRSIVLVAITFLMLSCQPPSVTGSTTEATNSTSTLTMSITIPISPSDAQTTPKTAPTSLLTYAQTTPSSPSTDAQSTSKTTTISSTDARVTPILTAIDPQTTSETTQISSSAAAQNTTISSPTHAHTSVNDINITNRAVADSTTTPILSTSTTVEKIFPENSQIIEKLLQAFGEEFLKLLGSLSLRCAVNRFILGYSDLLANGCSSEALQNVATTIQEICTDEQTTCLLSQQKSERNGIQVCIDSTVRTNPCPEVVVSDQRYCGDFYVYTLNCTVLQQSSPTVASTTLMTPAAQTVTDKNSNTTAARYAGAALGGFLGGILVTSLVLYFVYQHRRKMEKQRASLSSNNFPNLHRPLPRIESGVYNKIEDMHDARKGRINPIWVNQNYDSHFHGGGTVENQNVLGQSAMKKCDSCAKGFYTFDPRKSVDEGVLQAPTRFGKLSPILPRNNSSSHGLDIMGYLTPGKLLAKTEGSNCADDCRRADDVSNVERIRGEEETEIGIAPTNQDALGIPNNVDTVNNVSASVNDTNTMADGEPGVTFSIDETGIVNEAFEEDTAGSDSAGKGALEEVEKVGLEPSNDVDCETVVSDEVTNKEIESCRNPDKSLVEGKFPEEVIKEEEPLYHLLEKFPEKVVSDGVPKQEEEMNEIITKEQEVSDGK, via the exons ATGGTTGCTCGCCTCTTGaccaaaatatacat AATGGGTCCGTCTAGATCTATTGTGTTGGTTGCAATAACGTTTCTGATGCTGTCGTGTCAGCCACCGTCAGTGACAGGGTCAACTACCGAGGCAACCAACTCAACCAGCACTCTGACAATGTCTATCACCATACCCATCTCACCATCTGATGCACAGACCACGCCAAAAACCGCACCCACTTCATTATTAACTTACGCACAGACCACACCTAGTTCGCCATCAACTGATGCACAATCCACGTCTAAAACAACCACCATCTCGTCAACTGACGCACGAGTCACACCGATTTTGACAGCCATTGACCCACAGACCACGTCTGAAACTACGCAAATCTCATCATCTGCTGCTGCCCAGAATACGACAATCTCATCACCCACTCATGCTCATACAAGTGTGAATGACATTAATATCACGAATCGAGCAGTGGCAGACTCAACAACGACTCCGATACTGTCTACATCCACAACTGTTGAGAAAATATTCCCAGAGAACTCGCAGATCATCGAAAAACT ACTCCAGGCTTTTGGAGAGGAATTCCTGAAGCTCCTTGGCTCCCTGTCCCTGCGGTGCGCCGTGAACCGCTTTATACTGGGGTACAGTGACCTCCTAGCGAACGGATGTAGTAGTGAAGCACTGCAG AATGTCGCTACTACAATCCAAGAAATCTGCACAGATGAGCAGACGACATGTTTGCTTAGTCAACAAAAGTCTGAAAGAAATGGGATCCAGGTCTGTATCGATTCGACGGTGAGGACCAATCCATGCCCGGAAGTGGTGGTCTCCGATCAGAGGTATTGTGGGGATTTCTACGTTTATACCCTGAACTGTACAGTACTACAGCAAAGTTCCCCAACCGTAGCTTCAACGACATTGATGACGCCAGCGGCCCAAACAGTCACAGACAAGAACTCCA acACAACGGCGGCCAGGTATGCGGGGGCGGCACTTGGAGGATTCCTAGGGGGTATACTGGTGACGTCACTGGTCCTGTACTTCGTATATCAACACCGACGTAAAAT GGAAAAACAGCGTGCATCGTTGAGCAGTAACAACTTCCCCAATTTACACCGTCCTCTTCCTAGAATAGAGAGCGGTGTTTATAACAAGATAGAGGACATGCATGATGCAAGGAAAGGGAGAATTAAT CCAATCTGGGTTAACCAGAACTATGACTCTCATTTTCATGGAGGTGGAACCGTTGAAAACCAAAATGTCCTTGGACAGAGCGCCATGAAGAAATGCGATAGCTGCGCCAAAGGATTCTACACGTTTGATCCCCGAAAATCCGTCGATGAGGGTGTCCTTCAAGCGCCAACTAGATTTGGAAAGTTGAGTCCTATCCTTCCAAGGAACAATTCCAGTTCTCATGGACTGGACATCATGGGGTATCTTACTCCAGGTAAACTGTTGGCCAAAACTGAAGGTTCAAATTGTGCAGACGACTGCCGTCGAGCTGATGACGTTTCTAACGTAGAAAGGATTAGAGGCGAAGAGGAAACGGAAATAGGAATAGCACCCACCAATCAAGATGCTTTGGGAATTCCAAATAACGTGGATACTGTTAACAATGTTAGTGCTTCTGTGAATGATACCAACACGATGGCAGATGGTGAACCTGGAGTTACTTTTAGTATCGACGAGACCGGTATAGTGAATGAGGCGTTCGAAGAAGATACAGCCGGTTCTGATTCTGCTGGAAAAGGGGCTTTAGAGGAAGTGGAAAAAGTGGGACTAGAACCTAGTAACGATGTTGATTGTGAGACGGTGGTTTCTGATGAAGTTAcaaacaaagaaattgaaagttGTCGTAATCCGGATAAATCTTTGGTGGAAGGGAAGTTTCCAGAAGAAGTGATTAAGGAAGAAGAACCACTCTATCACTTATTAGAAAAATTTCCAGAGAAAGTGGTCTCAGATGGAGTGCCAAAACAGGAAGAGGAAATGAACGAGATAATCACAAAAGAACAGGAAGTGAGTGATGGGAAATAA
- the LOC128158801 gene encoding uncharacterized protein LOC128158801 has translation MALPESQIPPDAQHYLVCGTEDCEKNCQFYCNDCHQPMCEQCRDEHQKNKKTKIHEVVSYKQRKRPLPVEKCKIHPTRNIELLCEECQIPICPKCATTKEHRGHVFTDLEMVFAEKCSLFHVEITKIRSYFEPTSQDLKKEIAGDVTEIKKIMEGVRTAIKTEAEAVKKLVDTVTSEKIEQVDKIEQSLLQTFNGQNQKIDDYINYLNDLVKIFYGYLSPSNIEQLTFALKSENLVIRPIPETSKPVPPVFTAGQYSKEDVAKLLGRITVPNTKPENRKIKPMETASTQMKPTGKQRKQDREKSDMKQTLSLSSSVTKVREYTVPGVNGVYHISLGKSGRLWVSDHIGNLVQTDLLGNQLQKIRTSGGDEGYHTVTQDGDLIFTDKNNKVINKITPDNTITEFIKTGDWEPISIHSSHINGDLLVGMWKGIEGKVTRYNKTGTEIQNIQRDNKGQGLYRTPHYITENINGDVCVSDYIKHAVVVVDKSGQHRFSYTGQETGFTPYGICTDVLGHILVCDSISKTVHLLDQDGQFLSLLLTPQQGVKYPNSVCVDDENNLWVGQSRTNTVTVYKYLQ, from the coding sequence ATGGCATTACCTGAATCCCAAATACCACCCGACGCCCAGCATTATTTGGTGTGTGGCACTGAAGACTGTGAGAAGAACTGCCAGTTTTACTGCAATGACTGTCACCAACCAATGTGTGAACAATGCAGAGATGAACATCAGAAGAATAAGAAAACCAAGATCCATGAAGTGGTTTCTTATAAACAACGTAAACGACCGCTTCCTGTGGAGAAATGTAAAATCCATCCCACAAGAAACATAGAACTTCTCTGTGAGGAATGCCAAATTCCCATTTGTCCCAAATGTGCAACCACAAAAGAACACCGCGGCCATGTGTTTACTGATCTAGAAATGGTCTTTGCTGAAAAATGTTCACTTTTTCACGTAGAAATTACCAAGATTCGAAGCTATTTTGAGCCTACTTCTCAAGAcctgaaaaaagaaattgcGGGAGATGTCACAGAAATAAAGAAGATCATGGAGGGTGTAAGAACAGCCATTAAGACTGAAGCTGAGGCCGTAAAAAAGCTGGTAGACACAGTCACATCAGAAAAAATAGAACAAGTCGACAAAATAGAACAGTcattattacaaacatttaacGGCCAAAACCAAAAAATAGATGATTACATCAACTATCTCAATGATTTagtcaaaatattttatggttaCCTATCTCCCTCAAACATAGAACAATTAACATTTGCTCTCAAATCAGAAAACTTGGTCATTAGACCCATACCAGAGACATCCAAACCAGTCCCACCCGTATTTACTGCTGGTCAATACAGCAAGGAAGATGTCGCCAAATTACTCGGTAGAATAACTGTTCCAAACACTAAAccagaaaacagaaaaataaagccCATGGAGACTGCCTCTACACAGATGAAACCTACAGGGAAACAGAGAAAACAAGACAGAGAGAAATCTGACATGAAACAAACTCTGTCTCTGTCTTCCTCTGTCACCAAGGTCAGGGAGTACACAGTACCAGGTGTTAATggtgtatatcatatatcactGGGTAAATCAGGCAGACTCTGGGTCAGTGATCATATTGGTAACCTTGTCCAAACAGATCTATTGGGGAATCAGCTACAGAAGATACGAACCAGTGGTGGAGATGAAGGctaccacacagtcacacaggaTGGGGATCTGATctttacagacaaaaacaaCAAAGTCATCAATAAGATAACACCGGATAATACAAtcactgaattcattaaaacaggAGACTGGGAACCAATCAGTATACACTCCTCCCACATCAACGGGGACCTACTGGTGGGGATGTGGAAGGGCATAGAGGGTAAAGTCACCAGGTACAACAAGACAGGGacagaaatacagaacatacagaGAGACAACAAAGGACAGGGACTGTATAGAACACCAcactacatcacagaaaacatcaatggtgaTGTCTGTGTATCAGACTATATCAAACATGCTGTGGTGGTGGTGGATAAATCAGGACAACACAGGTTCTCCTACACAGGTCAGGAGACAGGGTTTACTCCCTATGGAATATGTACTGATGTACTCggtcacatcctggtgtgtgatagTATCAGTAAAACAGTTCATCTTCTGGATCAGGACGGTCAGTTCTTGTCTCTACTACTCACACCACAACAAGGGGTAAAGTATCCCAATAGTGTGTGTGTGGATGATGAGAACAATCTCTGGGTGGGACAAAGTAGAACCAACACAGTGACAGTGTACAAGTATCTACAGTGA
- the LOC128158807 gene encoding uncharacterized protein LOC128158807 produces the protein MQRISEQLRRLFLRFMRHSWWIYETGVAISIAVPLCLQYLCEEPQLSLTQHALSPVVTDLGFEIEATCRYLEGHFRYRVYKYITIRVTKVIWRLHFERRAPLRYCHLFPLFLEFLTLLIVVVLPIYDIYSCEERPLGELGEILEASLNDLGFVRLRQCTSLSVYDVLRRYVIFTLPRCAIRMFLLWRRRGRHEDGR, from the exons ATGCAAAGGATTTCTGAACAACTCCGTCGCCTTTTTCTACGATTTATGCGACATAGCTGGTGGATTTATGAAACAGGTGTAGCAATTTCAATTGCTGTTCCCCTTTGTCTCCAATATCTATG CGAGGAGCCTCAACTATCGCTGACCCAGCATGCCCTATCCCCGGTCGTGACAGATCTGGGATTTGAAATAGAAGCAACCTGCAGATACCTGGAAGGTCACTTCAGATAT CGTGTTTACAAATACATTACCATTCGAGTAACCAAAGTAATTTGGAGGCTTCATTTTGAAAG GAGAGCTCCATTGAGGTACTGCCATCTTTTCCCGCTGTTTTTGGAGTTCCTGACTCTCCTGATTGTTGTTGTACTGCCGATATATGACATATATTCCTG TGAAGAACGTCCCCTTGGTGAACTTGGTGAAATTCTAGAGGCCAGTCTAAACGATCTTGGATTTGTGCGGTTAAGACAGTGTACTAGCCTCTCTGTATAcgat GTACTCCGTCGTTACGTAATTTTTACCTTGCCCAGGTGTGCCATCAGGATGTTCCTCTTGTGGAGGAGGCGCGGGCGACATGAAGACGGGCGATGA
- the LOC128158800 gene encoding uncharacterized protein LOC128158800 isoform X2 gives MGPSRSIVLVAITFLMLSCQPPSVTGSTTEATNSTSTLTMSITIPISPSDAQTTPKTAPTSLLTYAQTTPSSPSTDAQSTSKTTTISSTDARVTPILTAIDPQTTSETTQISSSAAAQNTTISSPTHAHTSVNDINITNRAVADSTTTPILSTSTTVEKIFPENSQIIEKLLQAFGEEFLKLLGSLSLRCAVNRFILGYSDLLANGCSSEALQNVATTIQEICTDEQTTCLLSQQKSERNGIQVCIDSTVRTNPCPEVVVSDQRYCGDFYVYTLNCTVLQQSSPTVASTTLMTPAAQTVTDKNSNTTAARYAGAALGGFLGGILVTSLVLYFVYQHRRKMEKQRASLSSNNFPNLHRPLPRIESGVYNKIEDMHDARKGRINPIWVNQNYDSHFHGGGTVENQNVLGQSAMKKCDSCAKGFYTFDPRKSVDEGVLQAPTRFGKLSPILPRNNSSSHGLDIMGYLTPGKLLAKTEGSNCADDCRRADDVSNVERIRGEEETEIGIAPTNQDALGIPNNVDTVNNVSASVNDTNTMADGEPGVTFSIDETGIVNEAFEEDTAGSDSAGKGALEEVEKVGLEPSNDVDCETVVSDEVTNKEIESCRNPDKSLVEGKFPEEVIKEEEPLYHLLEKFPEKVVSDGVPKQEEEMNEIITKEQEVSDGK, from the exons ATGGGTCCGTCTAGATCTATTGTGTTGGTTGCAATAACGTTTCTGATGCTGTCGTGTCAGCCACCGTCAGTGACAGGGTCAACTACCGAGGCAACCAACTCAACCAGCACTCTGACAATGTCTATCACCATACCCATCTCACCATCTGATGCACAGACCACGCCAAAAACCGCACCCACTTCATTATTAACTTACGCACAGACCACACCTAGTTCGCCATCAACTGATGCACAATCCACGTCTAAAACAACCACCATCTCGTCAACTGACGCACGAGTCACACCGATTTTGACAGCCATTGACCCACAGACCACGTCTGAAACTACGCAAATCTCATCATCTGCTGCTGCCCAGAATACGACAATCTCATCACCCACTCATGCTCATACAAGTGTGAATGACATTAATATCACGAATCGAGCAGTGGCAGACTCAACAACGACTCCGATACTGTCTACATCCACAACTGTTGAGAAAATATTCCCAGAGAACTCGCAGATCATCGAAAAACT ACTCCAGGCTTTTGGAGAGGAATTCCTGAAGCTCCTTGGCTCCCTGTCCCTGCGGTGCGCCGTGAACCGCTTTATACTGGGGTACAGTGACCTCCTAGCGAACGGATGTAGTAGTGAAGCACTGCAG AATGTCGCTACTACAATCCAAGAAATCTGCACAGATGAGCAGACGACATGTTTGCTTAGTCAACAAAAGTCTGAAAGAAATGGGATCCAGGTCTGTATCGATTCGACGGTGAGGACCAATCCATGCCCGGAAGTGGTGGTCTCCGATCAGAGGTATTGTGGGGATTTCTACGTTTATACCCTGAACTGTACAGTACTACAGCAAAGTTCCCCAACCGTAGCTTCAACGACATTGATGACGCCAGCGGCCCAAACAGTCACAGACAAGAACTCCA acACAACGGCGGCCAGGTATGCGGGGGCGGCACTTGGAGGATTCCTAGGGGGTATACTGGTGACGTCACTGGTCCTGTACTTCGTATATCAACACCGACGTAAAAT GGAAAAACAGCGTGCATCGTTGAGCAGTAACAACTTCCCCAATTTACACCGTCCTCTTCCTAGAATAGAGAGCGGTGTTTATAACAAGATAGAGGACATGCATGATGCAAGGAAAGGGAGAATTAAT CCAATCTGGGTTAACCAGAACTATGACTCTCATTTTCATGGAGGTGGAACCGTTGAAAACCAAAATGTCCTTGGACAGAGCGCCATGAAGAAATGCGATAGCTGCGCCAAAGGATTCTACACGTTTGATCCCCGAAAATCCGTCGATGAGGGTGTCCTTCAAGCGCCAACTAGATTTGGAAAGTTGAGTCCTATCCTTCCAAGGAACAATTCCAGTTCTCATGGACTGGACATCATGGGGTATCTTACTCCAGGTAAACTGTTGGCCAAAACTGAAGGTTCAAATTGTGCAGACGACTGCCGTCGAGCTGATGACGTTTCTAACGTAGAAAGGATTAGAGGCGAAGAGGAAACGGAAATAGGAATAGCACCCACCAATCAAGATGCTTTGGGAATTCCAAATAACGTGGATACTGTTAACAATGTTAGTGCTTCTGTGAATGATACCAACACGATGGCAGATGGTGAACCTGGAGTTACTTTTAGTATCGACGAGACCGGTATAGTGAATGAGGCGTTCGAAGAAGATACAGCCGGTTCTGATTCTGCTGGAAAAGGGGCTTTAGAGGAAGTGGAAAAAGTGGGACTAGAACCTAGTAACGATGTTGATTGTGAGACGGTGGTTTCTGATGAAGTTAcaaacaaagaaattgaaagttGTCGTAATCCGGATAAATCTTTGGTGGAAGGGAAGTTTCCAGAAGAAGTGATTAAGGAAGAAGAACCACTCTATCACTTATTAGAAAAATTTCCAGAGAAAGTGGTCTCAGATGGAGTGCCAAAACAGGAAGAGGAAATGAACGAGATAATCACAAAAGAACAGGAAGTGAGTGATGGGAAATAA
- the LOC128158800 gene encoding uncharacterized protein LOC128158800 isoform X3, protein MVARLLTKIYIMGPSRSIVLVAITFLMLSCQPPSVTGSTTEATNSTSTLTMSITIPISPSDAQTTPKTAPTSLLTYAQTTPSSPSTDAQSTSKTTTISSTDARVTPILTAIDPQTTSETTQISSSAAAQNTTISSPTHAHTSVNDINITNRAVADSTTTPILSTSTTVEKIFPENSQIIEKLLQAFGEEFLKLLGSLSLRCAVNRFILGYSDLLANGCSSEALQNVATTIQEICTDEQTTCLLSQQKSERNGIQVCIDSTVRTNPCPEVVVSDQRYCGDFYVYTLNCTVLQQSSPTVASTTLMTPAAQTVTDKNSNTTAAREKQRASLSSNNFPNLHRPLPRIESGVYNKIEDMHDARKGRINPIWVNQNYDSHFHGGGTVENQNVLGQSAMKKCDSCAKGFYTFDPRKSVDEGVLQAPTRFGKLSPILPRNNSSSHGLDIMGYLTPGKLLAKTEGSNCADDCRRADDVSNVERIRGEEETEIGIAPTNQDALGIPNNVDTVNNVSASVNDTNTMADGEPGVTFSIDETGIVNEAFEEDTAGSDSAGKGALEEVEKVGLEPSNDVDCETVVSDEVTNKEIESCRNPDKSLVEGKFPEEVIKEEEPLYHLLEKFPEKVVSDGVPKQEEEMNEIITKEQEVSDGK, encoded by the exons ATGGTTGCTCGCCTCTTGaccaaaatatacat AATGGGTCCGTCTAGATCTATTGTGTTGGTTGCAATAACGTTTCTGATGCTGTCGTGTCAGCCACCGTCAGTGACAGGGTCAACTACCGAGGCAACCAACTCAACCAGCACTCTGACAATGTCTATCACCATACCCATCTCACCATCTGATGCACAGACCACGCCAAAAACCGCACCCACTTCATTATTAACTTACGCACAGACCACACCTAGTTCGCCATCAACTGATGCACAATCCACGTCTAAAACAACCACCATCTCGTCAACTGACGCACGAGTCACACCGATTTTGACAGCCATTGACCCACAGACCACGTCTGAAACTACGCAAATCTCATCATCTGCTGCTGCCCAGAATACGACAATCTCATCACCCACTCATGCTCATACAAGTGTGAATGACATTAATATCACGAATCGAGCAGTGGCAGACTCAACAACGACTCCGATACTGTCTACATCCACAACTGTTGAGAAAATATTCCCAGAGAACTCGCAGATCATCGAAAAACT ACTCCAGGCTTTTGGAGAGGAATTCCTGAAGCTCCTTGGCTCCCTGTCCCTGCGGTGCGCCGTGAACCGCTTTATACTGGGGTACAGTGACCTCCTAGCGAACGGATGTAGTAGTGAAGCACTGCAG AATGTCGCTACTACAATCCAAGAAATCTGCACAGATGAGCAGACGACATGTTTGCTTAGTCAACAAAAGTCTGAAAGAAATGGGATCCAGGTCTGTATCGATTCGACGGTGAGGACCAATCCATGCCCGGAAGTGGTGGTCTCCGATCAGAGGTATTGTGGGGATTTCTACGTTTATACCCTGAACTGTACAGTACTACAGCAAAGTTCCCCAACCGTAGCTTCAACGACATTGATGACGCCAGCGGCCCAAACAGTCACAGACAAGAACTCCA acACAACGGCGGCCAG GGAAAAACAGCGTGCATCGTTGAGCAGTAACAACTTCCCCAATTTACACCGTCCTCTTCCTAGAATAGAGAGCGGTGTTTATAACAAGATAGAGGACATGCATGATGCAAGGAAAGGGAGAATTAAT CCAATCTGGGTTAACCAGAACTATGACTCTCATTTTCATGGAGGTGGAACCGTTGAAAACCAAAATGTCCTTGGACAGAGCGCCATGAAGAAATGCGATAGCTGCGCCAAAGGATTCTACACGTTTGATCCCCGAAAATCCGTCGATGAGGGTGTCCTTCAAGCGCCAACTAGATTTGGAAAGTTGAGTCCTATCCTTCCAAGGAACAATTCCAGTTCTCATGGACTGGACATCATGGGGTATCTTACTCCAGGTAAACTGTTGGCCAAAACTGAAGGTTCAAATTGTGCAGACGACTGCCGTCGAGCTGATGACGTTTCTAACGTAGAAAGGATTAGAGGCGAAGAGGAAACGGAAATAGGAATAGCACCCACCAATCAAGATGCTTTGGGAATTCCAAATAACGTGGATACTGTTAACAATGTTAGTGCTTCTGTGAATGATACCAACACGATGGCAGATGGTGAACCTGGAGTTACTTTTAGTATCGACGAGACCGGTATAGTGAATGAGGCGTTCGAAGAAGATACAGCCGGTTCTGATTCTGCTGGAAAAGGGGCTTTAGAGGAAGTGGAAAAAGTGGGACTAGAACCTAGTAACGATGTTGATTGTGAGACGGTGGTTTCTGATGAAGTTAcaaacaaagaaattgaaagttGTCGTAATCCGGATAAATCTTTGGTGGAAGGGAAGTTTCCAGAAGAAGTGATTAAGGAAGAAGAACCACTCTATCACTTATTAGAAAAATTTCCAGAGAAAGTGGTCTCAGATGGAGTGCCAAAACAGGAAGAGGAAATGAACGAGATAATCACAAAAGAACAGGAAGTGAGTGATGGGAAATAA
- the LOC128158802 gene encoding serine--tRNA ligase, cytoplasmic-like has translation MVLDIELFRADKGGNPDKIKENQAKRFKDVTLVDKVVENDTQWRKKRFRADLLNKQKNLCSKVIGEKMKAKEPAGEDKTVPDSIKNNLEEFTKEQIQALTVVQIKETKSMIDEQMKINDTELIKHEQERNEALKEVSNHLHESCIISNDEDENGIERTFGDCESRKKYSHVDLVVMVDGVDNDRGSVVAGGRGYYLKGPLVFLEQALINLAMQSLYTKGYVPLYTPFFMRKEVMQEVAQLSQFDDELYKVIGKGSEKADENSVDEKYLIATSEQPIAAFHRDEWVPTDDLPIKYLGYSTCFRQEVGSHGRDTRGIFRVHQFEKIEQFVLTSPFENKSWEMFDEMINNAEEFNKLLGIPYRIVNIVSGALNNAASKKLDLEAWFPASGAFRELVSCSNCLDYQARRLKVRYGQTKKMNQEADYVHMLNATMCATTRTICAILENYQVEDGVIVPEALRKYMPPGYNEKLPFVKPAPIDQEESKKTKKHKDAQKKKDKNVAEGVEKMDLNK, from the exons ATGGTGTTAGATATCGAACTATTTAGAGCAGACAAAGGGGGAAACCCCGACAAAATCAAAGAGAACCAGGCCAAACGATTCAAAGATGTGACCCTTGTGGATAAAGTAGTAGAAAATGACACGCAATGGAGGAAAA AAAGGTTTAGAGCTGACCTGCTGAACAAACAGAAGAATCTCTGTAGCAAAGTGATAGGAGAGAAGATGAAG GCAAAGGAGCCTGCAGGAGAAGACAAAACCGTGCCAGACAGTATCAAAAACAACCTAGAGGAGTTCACCAAGGAACAAATTCAG gCGCTGACAGTTGTGCAGATAAAAGAAACCAAAAGTATGATCGATGAACAGATGAAAATTAATGACACTGAGTTAATCAAGCATGAACAGGAAAGGAACGAGGCCCTGAAAGAAGTCAGCAACCACCTGCATGAGAGCTGTATCATCAGCAACGACGAG GATGAGAATGGCATTGAGAGGACGTTTGGGGACTGCGAGTCCAGGAAAAAATACTCACACGTGGACTTAGTGGTGATGGTGGATGGAGTGGACAATGACCGGGGGTCAGTGGTGGCCGGGGGAAGGGGATACTATCTCAAG GGTCCATTGGTCTTCTTGGAGCAAGCTCTGATTAATCTCGCCATGCAGTCTCTGTACACCAAGGGTTATGTCCCTTTGTACACGCCGTTCTTCATGAGGAAGGAGGTCATGCAGGAAGTTGCTCAGCTGTCACAGTTTGATGATGAACTATACAAG GTCATAGGAAAAGGCAGTGAAAAGGCCGATGAGAACTCAGTGGATGAGAAGTATTTGATCGCAACCTCTGAGCAGCCAATCGCTGCCTTCCACCGTGATGAGTGGGTCCCGACTGATGACCTTCCCATTAAGTACCTGGGCTACTCCACCTGTTTCAGACAGGAAGTGGGGTCGCACGGAAGGGACACCAGGGGAATCTTCAGGGTCCACCAGTTTGAAAAG ATAGAGCAATTTGTCCTGACCTCAccttttgagaacaagtcatGGGAAATGTTTGACGAGATGATCAACAATGCGGAGGAATTCAACAAACTTCTGGGCATTCCATACCGAATAGTAAACATTGTATCAG GGGCCCTGAATAACGCGGCTTCTAAGAAGCTGGATCTGGAGGCGTGGTTCCCGGCATCTGGAGCGTTCCGGGAACTGGTCTCATGTTCCAACTGCCTGGATTACCAGGCTCGCAGACTCAAAGTCCGATACGGACAGACCAAAAAGATGAATCAAGAG GCAGACTACGTACACATGCTGAATGCCACCATGTGTGCGACCACCAGGACGATATGTGCCATTCTGGAGAACTACCAGGTAGAGGACGGGGTCATTGTGCCAGAGGCCCTCAGGAAATATATGCCAccag GATATAACGAGAAACTGCCCTTTGTAAAGCCAGCTCCTATTGACCAAGAGGAGagtaagaaaacaaagaaacataAAGACGCTCAGAAAAAGAAAGACAAGAATGTCGCGGAGGGCGTGGAGAAAATGGATCTAAACAAGTGA